From a region of the Corallococcus coralloides DSM 2259 genome:
- a CDS encoding sensor histidine kinase, giving the protein MKLRLRLALTAVAVAVPAVFALVQVEHSVRRRTTDEVIIASTLSQMQSGGRERCEAAPETWMVRARSPQRPPWEREGLPDGTGPAAGGPRPGDEGPPRMGTRGPLGRRLPPVNLYPFDGQFVSRNPQAPALDDELRKGVQDDGVGVRRYSKADGALVQDLLLRMPWDGGPCEYVLARRVEPAESPEVGLPPLYVWGVPTLILLSAMVVALGPVVQRLRRLTDEVRASSGSGYEQPVTVSGSDEIAELARAFQQARAEIQAQMAHQQAREQTLRDFLANTTHDVMTPLTVLQGHLAAMQQRMRAGEPLESGLMLSAMSEAHYMASLVHNLGAAARLEAGAPQVQHAPVDLNALVSRVLGRHQPIARPQRIALESGVPATPTWVMGDETLLEQAVSNVVLNGIRYGREDGHVAVVLEKTRQQTFHLRVIDDGPGISEEERSRILERRFRGNEARTREPQGQGLGLHIVHNVVELHGWKMTLAPSEYGGLEVAFTGPLMSPPE; this is encoded by the coding sequence GTGAAGCTGCGGTTGCGGCTGGCGCTCACGGCGGTGGCGGTGGCGGTGCCCGCGGTGTTCGCGCTGGTGCAGGTGGAGCACTCGGTGCGCCGCCGCACGACGGACGAAGTCATCATCGCGTCCACGCTGTCGCAGATGCAGTCCGGGGGCCGCGAGCGCTGCGAGGCCGCGCCCGAGACCTGGATGGTCCGCGCCCGTTCCCCCCAGCGTCCACCGTGGGAGCGCGAAGGCCTGCCCGACGGCACGGGGCCCGCGGCGGGAGGCCCCAGGCCCGGGGACGAAGGTCCACCGCGCATGGGGACCCGGGGACCGCTGGGGCGGCGCCTGCCGCCGGTGAACCTCTACCCATTCGACGGACAGTTCGTTTCGCGAAACCCGCAGGCACCGGCCCTGGACGACGAGCTGCGCAAGGGCGTGCAGGACGATGGCGTGGGCGTGCGCCGCTACTCGAAGGCGGACGGCGCGCTGGTGCAGGACCTGCTGTTGCGCATGCCCTGGGATGGAGGCCCCTGCGAGTACGTGCTCGCGCGTCGGGTGGAGCCCGCGGAGTCGCCGGAGGTGGGACTGCCGCCGCTGTACGTCTGGGGAGTGCCCACGCTCATCCTCCTGTCCGCGATGGTGGTGGCGCTGGGGCCGGTGGTGCAGCGCCTGCGCCGGCTGACGGACGAGGTGCGGGCCTCATCGGGCAGCGGCTACGAGCAGCCCGTGACGGTGAGCGGCAGCGACGAGATCGCGGAGCTGGCCCGGGCCTTCCAGCAGGCGCGAGCGGAGATCCAGGCTCAGATGGCGCACCAGCAAGCGCGAGAGCAGACGCTGCGGGACTTCCTGGCGAACACGACGCATGACGTGATGACGCCGCTCACGGTGTTGCAGGGGCACCTGGCCGCGATGCAGCAGCGGATGCGCGCGGGCGAGCCCTTGGAATCGGGGCTGATGTTGTCCGCGATGAGCGAGGCGCACTACATGGCCTCGCTGGTGCACAACCTGGGAGCGGCGGCGAGGCTGGAGGCGGGAGCACCGCAGGTGCAGCACGCGCCAGTGGACCTGAACGCCTTGGTGTCACGGGTGCTGGGCCGGCACCAGCCCATCGCGAGGCCCCAGCGCATCGCCCTGGAGAGCGGAGTCCCGGCGACGCCCACCTGGGTGATGGGCGATGAGACCCTTCTGGAGCAGGCGGTGAGCAACGTGGTGCTCAACGGCATCCGGTACGGGCGCGAGGACGGCCATGTGGCGGTGGTGCTGGAGAAGACGCGCCAGCAGACCTTCCACCTGCGAGTCATCGACGACGGACCGGGCATCTCCGAGGAGGAGCGTTCCAGGATCCTGGAGCGCCGCTTCCGAGGCAACGAGGCGCGGACACGCGAACCCCAAGGCCAGGGCCTGGGCCTGCACATCGTGCACAACGTGGTGGAGCTGCACGGCTGGAAGATGACCCTGGCCCCTTCGGAGTACGGAGGCCTGGAGGTCGCCTTCACCGGTCCGCTGATGTCGCCGCCGGAGTGA
- a CDS encoding FadR/GntR family transcriptional regulator — translation MGMGRGGLVAYVEAQIERDIALGQLHPSGQFGSEAKLARRYEVCRGTIREALRRLAARGLVVQRAGRKTRAVALDESLTLENLGLALHDVRSPKGRWLLEGYFSLKRQVLGELLVDCCAKASDLDLDRLGSTCFALWNAARWEPGATCAQLEFELLRQAARVADRPGHVLLVQSLQRAFLGGAAQLVPHMGGEALREWATCAMGALSERNVRALQHDLPALMKACDELVLNAFAPAPQAPASPEAQRTQEGSHGAPAPDETLEPHPRGEVSSAADSSSVAAHDEAPERHSCCEERSAEQDGVLEPYSCVEKAAPDLPSLATEDTEAIGFASCFQAAPLLVDPDFGALPSPVAQDSPPQGP, via the coding sequence ATGGGGATGGGACGGGGAGGACTCGTGGCCTATGTAGAGGCGCAAATCGAGCGCGATATCGCGCTGGGGCAACTGCACCCGAGCGGGCAATTCGGCTCCGAAGCAAAGCTGGCGCGTCGCTATGAGGTGTGTCGGGGTACCATCCGCGAGGCGCTACGGCGGCTGGCCGCACGGGGGCTGGTGGTTCAGCGCGCCGGGCGCAAGACGCGCGCTGTGGCGCTGGATGAGTCGCTGACGCTGGAGAACCTTGGCCTGGCGCTGCATGACGTGCGCTCCCCGAAGGGCCGGTGGCTCCTGGAGGGCTACTTCAGCCTCAAGCGGCAGGTGCTGGGGGAACTGCTGGTCGACTGCTGTGCGAAGGCCTCGGACCTCGATCTGGACCGGCTGGGGAGTACGTGCTTCGCGCTTTGGAATGCGGCGCGCTGGGAGCCGGGTGCAACCTGCGCGCAGCTCGAGTTCGAGTTGCTGCGGCAGGCGGCGCGGGTGGCTGACCGTCCCGGGCACGTGCTCCTCGTTCAGTCCCTGCAGAGGGCGTTCCTGGGAGGTGCAGCCCAACTGGTACCACACATGGGTGGTGAGGCGCTGCGCGAGTGGGCCACCTGCGCAATGGGGGCCCTGTCGGAGCGCAACGTGCGGGCGCTTCAGCACGATCTGCCGGCACTGATGAAGGCTTGCGATGAGCTTGTGCTGAATGCCTTCGCCCCTGCGCCCCAGGCACCTGCGTCTCCCGAAGCCCAGCGCACTCAGGAGGGTAGCCACGGTGCGCCCGCACCAGATGAGACACTGGAGCCGCACCCTCGCGGCGAGGTGAGTAGCGCCGCCGATTCCTCATCAGTCGCTGCACATGACGAAGCACCGGAGCGGCACTCTTGCTGTGAGGAGCGCAGTGCCGAGCAGGACGGAGTACTGGAGCCGTACTCCTGTGTGGAGAAGGCTGCTCCCGATCTCCCCTCACTAGCTACCGAGGACACCGAAGCGATCGGGTTTGCGTCTTGCTTCCAGGCGGCGCCACTCCTCGTGGATCCGGACTTCGGGGCGCTACCTTCACCAGTTGCCCAGGATTCCCCCCCGCAAGGCCCATGA
- a CDS encoding sigma-70 family RNA polymerase sigma factor, whose translation MAPNDSAAQQASDLSADRDLLKQVALGDAAAMRGVYARCSARAFAIAVRLLPTRADAEEVLQETFLEVWRRAREFDPERGGLETWVTTIARTRSIDRLRALGTVSRMVEAVAQQPPPVSATPPSPDDSAAAAQDQGRVRAAMARLPPEQREVLLLGYFDGLSQSEIAKKTGQPLGTVKTRARLALEKLAVLLDAPPVSASG comes from the coding sequence ATGGCGCCCAATGACTCCGCTGCTCAGCAAGCGAGTGACCTGTCGGCCGACCGCGACCTGCTGAAGCAGGTGGCGCTCGGCGACGCGGCGGCCATGCGGGGCGTCTACGCGAGATGTTCCGCGCGGGCGTTCGCCATCGCGGTGCGGCTGTTGCCCACGCGCGCGGACGCGGAGGAGGTGCTGCAGGAGACCTTCCTGGAGGTCTGGCGGCGCGCGCGTGAGTTCGACCCGGAGCGCGGCGGACTGGAGACATGGGTGACGACGATCGCGCGCACGCGGTCCATCGACCGGCTGCGTGCGCTGGGCACGGTGTCGCGGATGGTGGAGGCGGTGGCGCAGCAGCCGCCTCCGGTGAGCGCGACGCCGCCGTCACCGGATGACTCGGCCGCCGCGGCGCAGGACCAGGGGCGGGTGCGGGCGGCGATGGCGCGGTTGCCGCCGGAGCAGCGGGAGGTGCTGCTGCTCGGGTACTTCGACGGGCTGTCCCAGAGTGAGATCGCGAAGAAGACGGGCCAGCCGCTGGGGACGGTGAAGACGCGTGCTCGGCTGGCGTTGGAGAAGCTGGCGGTGCTGCTGGACGCACCGCCGGTCAGCGCGTCCGGCTGA
- a CDS encoding alpha-1,4-glucan--maltose-1-phosphate maltosyltransferase, with protein MTERLGSVFIENVQPELDAGRYAIKRVAGETLTVRADIFKEGHDVLVAVARWRQVTPAAQKTDWAEVPLAFKNNDAWEGVIPLANNGRYEFTIEAWPDLFRTWAHELKRKVDAGRDVKSELLEGAALLEGAAARAKGKSAEDHRLLAEAGARLRTPPTPDHLLVALSSELADAASRHPDRTLASKYDKVLEVFVDREKARNAAWYEFFPRSAKRDGKTHGTFKDAQAWLPYIQKLGFDTVYLPPIHPIGRTARKGRNNSLRAEPGDVGSPWAIGAAEGGHKAVHPELGTLQDFRAFVDAAKAHGIEVALDLAFQCSPDHPYVKEHPEWFQHRPDGTIKTAENPPKRYEDIVNFDWMGPARDGLWKELKSVVLHWVDNGVRTFRVDNPHTKPMQFWHWLIREVQDLHPDVIFLSEAFTRPKVMKALAKVGFTQSYTYFTWRLFKDELRTYLEEITQPPVADYFRGNLWPNTPDILPENLQNAGPGAFRLRVALAATLSSVWGMYSGYELCEGRPVPGKEEYLDSEKYQLVAWDWDRPGNISDWIARLNAIRKAHPALQHYQALRFFESDNDRVVFYGKRSPDGLSTVLVAVSLDPYAPQEALLRVPMEWLGVTAEETYQVQELMADQRSLWQGPDVQVRLTPEQPAAIWAVYRYRRTEHAFDYFE; from the coding sequence ATGACCGAACGACTCGGAAGCGTGTTCATCGAGAACGTCCAGCCGGAGCTGGACGCGGGGCGCTACGCCATCAAGCGCGTCGCCGGGGAGACCCTCACCGTCCGGGCGGACATCTTCAAGGAAGGTCACGACGTCCTCGTGGCCGTCGCCCGCTGGCGCCAGGTCACCCCCGCCGCCCAGAAGACCGACTGGGCGGAGGTCCCCCTCGCCTTCAAGAACAACGACGCCTGGGAAGGCGTCATCCCGCTCGCGAACAATGGCCGCTACGAATTCACGATTGAAGCCTGGCCGGATCTCTTCCGCACCTGGGCGCACGAGCTGAAGCGCAAGGTGGACGCCGGCCGCGACGTGAAGAGCGAGCTCTTGGAGGGCGCCGCGCTGCTGGAAGGCGCCGCCGCCCGCGCGAAGGGCAAGTCCGCGGAGGACCACCGGCTGCTCGCCGAGGCAGGGGCCCGCCTGCGCACGCCGCCCACGCCGGACCATCTCCTCGTCGCGCTGTCCTCCGAGCTGGCGGACGCCGCGTCACGGCACCCGGACCGCACGCTCGCCAGCAAGTACGACAAGGTGCTGGAAGTCTTCGTGGACCGGGAGAAGGCGCGCAACGCCGCCTGGTACGAGTTCTTCCCCCGCTCCGCGAAGCGCGACGGCAAGACGCACGGCACGTTCAAGGACGCGCAGGCCTGGCTGCCGTACATCCAGAAGCTCGGCTTCGACACCGTCTACCTGCCGCCCATCCACCCCATCGGGCGCACCGCTCGCAAGGGTAGGAACAACAGCCTGCGCGCGGAGCCCGGTGACGTGGGCAGCCCGTGGGCCATTGGCGCCGCGGAGGGCGGCCACAAGGCCGTGCACCCGGAGCTGGGCACGCTGCAGGACTTCCGCGCGTTCGTGGACGCGGCGAAGGCGCACGGCATCGAAGTGGCGCTGGACCTGGCCTTCCAGTGCTCGCCGGACCACCCGTACGTGAAGGAGCATCCGGAGTGGTTCCAGCACCGCCCGGACGGCACCATCAAGACGGCGGAGAACCCGCCCAAGCGCTACGAGGACATCGTCAACTTCGACTGGATGGGCCCCGCTCGGGACGGCCTCTGGAAGGAGCTCAAGTCCGTCGTCCTGCACTGGGTGGACAACGGCGTGCGGACCTTCCGCGTGGACAACCCGCACACCAAGCCCATGCAGTTCTGGCACTGGCTCATCCGCGAGGTGCAGGACCTGCACCCGGACGTGATCTTCCTGTCGGAGGCCTTCACGCGTCCGAAGGTGATGAAGGCCCTGGCCAAGGTGGGCTTCACCCAGTCGTACACGTACTTCACCTGGCGCCTCTTCAAGGACGAGCTGCGCACATACCTGGAGGAGATCACCCAGCCGCCCGTGGCGGACTACTTCCGCGGCAACCTCTGGCCCAACACGCCGGACATCCTCCCGGAGAACCTCCAGAACGCGGGGCCCGGCGCCTTCCGCCTGCGCGTGGCGCTGGCCGCCACGCTGTCGTCCGTGTGGGGCATGTACTCCGGCTACGAGCTGTGCGAGGGCCGCCCGGTGCCGGGCAAGGAGGAGTACCTGGACTCGGAGAAGTACCAGCTCGTCGCCTGGGACTGGGACCGGCCGGGCAACATCTCCGACTGGATCGCCAGGCTCAACGCCATCCGCAAGGCGCACCCCGCGCTCCAGCACTACCAGGCCCTGCGCTTCTTCGAGTCCGACAACGACCGCGTCGTCTTCTACGGCAAGCGCTCGCCGGATGGGCTCAGCACGGTGCTGGTGGCGGTGAGCCTGGATCCGTACGCGCCCCAGGAAGCACTGCTCCGCGTGCCCATGGAATGGCTGGGCGTCACCGCGGAGGAGACCTATCAGGTGCAGGAGCTGATGGCTGATCAGCGCTCGCTCTGGCAGGGCCCGGACGTGCAGGTGCGCCTGACGCCCGAACAGCCCGCGGCCATCTGGGCCGTGTACCGCTACCGCCGCACCGAACACGCGTTCGACTACTTCGAGTGA
- the treS gene encoding maltose alpha-D-glucosyltransferase, whose translation MDLDPLWYKKALIYELHIRAFHDSNGDGHGDIPGLIEKLPYLQDLGVDCLWLLPHYPSPLRDDGYDIADYYGIHPDYGTLADFQRLVEEAHKRGLRIIIELVVNHTSDQHPWFQEARRDPKSPKRNWYVWSDTDESYKGARIIFTDTERSNWTWDPVAKQYFWHRFFSHQPDLNYDNPEVQEAMLDVMRFWLNMGVDGFRCDAVPYLFEREGTNCENLPETHAFLKRLRKTIDSEYQGKVLLAEANQWPADVRVYFGEGDEFHMGFHFPVMPRLFMAVRREDRTPIVEIMQQTPDIPDTCQWAIFLRNHDELTLEMVTDEDRDYMYREYATDPRMRINLGIRRRLAPLMDNGRRRIELMHSLLFTLPGTPVLYYGDEIGMGDNIYLGDRNGVRTPMQWTGDRNAGFSRADYARLFAPVIADPVYGYQSINVEAQERQKSSLLQWVKRMIGIRQRYPVFAMGSLRFLTTENRKVLAFVREWEGQTVLVVCNLSRFAQPGVLDLREFEGSIPVELIGETPFPRISELPYQLSMGPYMFLWFRLDKPVQAKE comes from the coding sequence ATGGACCTGGATCCGCTTTGGTACAAAAAAGCGCTCATCTACGAGCTGCACATCCGCGCATTCCATGACTCGAACGGAGACGGCCACGGGGACATCCCGGGCCTGATTGAGAAGCTGCCGTATCTCCAGGACCTGGGCGTGGACTGCCTGTGGCTCCTGCCGCACTACCCGTCCCCGCTGCGCGACGACGGCTACGACATCGCGGACTACTACGGCATCCACCCGGACTACGGCACGCTTGCGGACTTCCAGCGGCTGGTGGAAGAGGCCCACAAGAGGGGCTTGCGCATCATCATCGAGCTGGTGGTGAACCACACCAGCGACCAGCACCCCTGGTTCCAGGAGGCGCGGCGGGATCCCAAGAGCCCCAAGCGCAACTGGTACGTCTGGAGCGACACGGACGAGTCCTACAAGGGCGCGCGCATCATCTTCACCGACACGGAGCGCTCCAACTGGACGTGGGATCCGGTGGCCAAGCAGTACTTCTGGCACCGCTTCTTCAGCCACCAGCCGGACCTGAACTACGACAACCCCGAAGTGCAGGAAGCCATGCTGGACGTCATGCGCTTCTGGCTCAACATGGGCGTGGACGGGTTCCGCTGTGACGCCGTGCCCTACCTCTTCGAGCGCGAGGGCACCAACTGCGAGAACCTCCCGGAGACGCACGCGTTCCTCAAGCGCCTGCGCAAGACCATCGACTCCGAGTACCAGGGCAAGGTGCTGCTCGCGGAGGCGAACCAGTGGCCTGCGGACGTGCGCGTGTACTTCGGCGAGGGCGACGAGTTCCACATGGGCTTCCACTTCCCGGTGATGCCCCGCCTCTTCATGGCGGTGCGCCGCGAGGACCGCACGCCCATCGTGGAAATCATGCAGCAGACGCCGGACATCCCGGACACCTGCCAGTGGGCCATCTTCCTGCGCAACCACGATGAGCTGACGCTGGAGATGGTGACGGACGAGGACCGGGACTACATGTACCGGGAGTACGCCACCGACCCGCGCATGCGCATCAACCTGGGCATCCGCCGCAGGTTGGCGCCGCTGATGGACAACGGCCGGCGCCGTATCGAGCTGATGCACAGCCTGCTCTTCACGCTGCCCGGCACACCGGTCCTCTACTACGGGGACGAGATCGGCATGGGCGACAACATCTACCTGGGCGACCGCAACGGCGTGCGCACGCCCATGCAGTGGACCGGCGACCGCAACGCGGGCTTCAGCCGCGCGGACTACGCGCGCCTCTTCGCGCCCGTCATCGCGGACCCCGTCTACGGCTACCAGTCCATCAACGTGGAGGCCCAGGAGCGGCAGAAGTCCAGCCTGCTGCAGTGGGTGAAGCGGATGATTGGCATCCGCCAGCGCTACCCCGTGTTCGCCATGGGCAGCCTGCGCTTCCTCACCACGGAGAACCGCAAGGTGCTGGCCTTCGTGCGCGAATGGGAGGGCCAGACGGTGCTCGTCGTCTGCAACCTGTCGCGCTTCGCGCAGCCGGGCGTGCTGGACCTGCGGGAGTTCGAAGGCAGCATCCCCGTGGAGTTGATTGGAGAGACGCCGTTCCCCCGCATCAGCGAACTGCCCTATCAGCTGTCGATGGGGCCCTACATGTTCCTGTGGTTCCGGTTGGACAAGCCGGTGCAGGCGAAGGAGTAA
- a CDS encoding phosphotransferase has protein sequence MTPLDLTKLPDFLKTQRWFAGKAWPIKSVSVVDHVTMELGTCSFTLAIIEVIYELGNPERYQIMARQTPEGLVSALEDDDCVRAVFNLAREGRQVASGSGRVVGEWIASTDSGVALPDPLSVRRLNVEQSNTSLVLGERVIVKVIRKLEAGVNPEYEVGRFLATKTSFRATPQLVGALNLEGPGGATLALAHRFVPDAVDGWKYTLERLRQEKALGDGFLADMRDLGARLGELHKAFASAGPDDLAFSPEPLLQEDLQRWSASIVGELGVTLADAGRLHADLEGRRDGLIAYAKRLAQVAPSGQKIRIHGDLHLGQVLRSKDEWLFFDFEGEPSRSFTARREKYSALRDVAGMIRSFDYAEATVALEGGQPRGRVGPTRDAFLEGYRQAARGAAFLPDSDEAFNVMLRAFELEKLLYEVRYELANRPDWVRIPVEALLRMEDAQ, from the coding sequence GTGACGCCCCTGGACCTGACCAAGCTGCCTGATTTTCTCAAGACCCAGCGCTGGTTCGCTGGAAAGGCCTGGCCCATCAAGAGCGTCAGCGTGGTGGACCACGTGACCATGGAGCTGGGCACGTGTTCCTTCACCCTGGCCATCATCGAGGTCATCTACGAACTGGGTAACCCGGAGCGCTACCAGATCATGGCCCGGCAGACGCCAGAGGGCCTGGTCAGCGCGCTGGAAGACGACGACTGCGTGCGCGCCGTCTTCAACCTCGCGCGCGAGGGCCGGCAGGTGGCCTCCGGCTCCGGCCGCGTGGTGGGTGAATGGATCGCCTCCACGGACAGCGGCGTGGCGCTGCCGGATCCGCTCTCCGTGCGCCGGCTCAACGTGGAGCAGAGCAACACCTCGCTGGTGCTGGGCGAGCGGGTCATCGTCAAGGTCATCCGCAAGCTGGAGGCCGGCGTGAACCCCGAATACGAGGTGGGCCGCTTCCTCGCGACGAAGACGTCCTTCCGCGCGACGCCGCAGCTGGTGGGCGCGCTGAACCTGGAGGGGCCCGGGGGCGCGACGCTCGCGCTGGCGCACCGCTTCGTGCCGGACGCCGTGGACGGCTGGAAGTACACGCTGGAGCGGCTGCGCCAGGAGAAGGCGCTGGGCGACGGCTTCCTCGCGGACATGCGCGACCTGGGCGCCCGGCTGGGTGAGCTGCACAAGGCCTTCGCCTCCGCGGGGCCGGACGACCTGGCGTTCTCCCCGGAGCCGCTGCTCCAGGAGGACCTGCAGCGCTGGAGCGCGTCCATCGTGGGCGAGCTGGGCGTGACGCTGGCGGACGCCGGGCGGCTGCACGCGGACCTGGAGGGCCGGCGCGACGGACTCATCGCGTACGCGAAGCGGCTGGCGCAGGTGGCGCCCTCCGGCCAGAAGATCCGCATCCACGGCGACCTGCACCTGGGCCAGGTGCTGCGCTCGAAAGACGAGTGGCTGTTCTTCGACTTCGAAGGCGAGCCGTCCCGCTCCTTCACCGCGCGCCGGGAGAAGTACAGCGCGCTGCGCGACGTGGCGGGGATGATCCGCTCGTTCGACTACGCGGAGGCCACCGTGGCCTTGGAGGGCGGCCAGCCGCGCGGGCGCGTGGGCCCCACCCGCGACGCGTTCCTGGAGGGCTACCGCCAGGCGGCGCGCGGCGCGGCCTTCCTGCCCGACAGCGATGAAGCCTTCAACGTGATGTTGCGCGCCTTCGAGCTGGAGAAGCTGTTGTACGAAGTGCGCTACGAACTCGCCAACCGGCCGGACTGGGTGCGCATCCCCGTCGAGGCCCTGTTGCGGATGGAGGATGCCCAGTGA
- the glgB gene encoding 1,4-alpha-glucan branching protein GlgB, translated as MRKPADRAQVDAELQRVVELRHPEPHSMLGVHPDGDAMVVRAYRPEAVAIHVLPEFGGKVPMQHRTGGVFEARINGRTEPFGYLLEVEYPGKKVFTLRDPYSFLPTIGEMDLYFAGEGRHERLWERMGAHLIHHNGVKGTSFAVWAPTARGVSVVGDFNGWDGRLHAMRRMGSSGIWELFVPEVGEGTRYKFEIRPGHGGGALLKADPFAFRTETPPATASVVHDLQRYAWGDSAWLEARGKQADAAHHPWSVYEVHLGSWRRVVEDGDRPMTYRELAPELSRYVKELGFTHVELLPVSEHPYGGSWGYQVGGYYAPTSRFGHPDDFRYLVDYLHQEGIGIIVDWVPGHFPRDSHALGQFDGTALYEHADPRQGSQPDWGTLVFNFGRNEVRNFLIANALFWLEEYHVDGLRVDAVASMLYLDYSRKHGEWVPNRWGGRENEEAIQFLRELNDTIRRKHPGVVVIAEESTAWPKVSQPVSEGGLGFHFKWNMGWMHDTLSYFSKDAVYRQFHHNQLTFGLLYAFSEHFMLPLSHDEVVHGKGSLYGRMPGDAWQKRANLRALFAWMWAHPGKKLLFMGGEFGQPAEWNHDKSLDWHLLNDPGHKGIQKLVGDLNRVYRDVPALYDSDSEPVGFQWLQPDASAANVLAFVRRSRTPGRHVVCVANLSPVPREDYRVGFPLHGRYVELVNTDAGEYGGSGMGNRGQVHTEPTGWDGQPASATLTLPPLSVVWFTPG; from the coding sequence GTGAGGAAGCCTGCGGACAGAGCACAGGTGGACGCGGAGCTGCAGCGCGTGGTGGAGCTGCGCCATCCGGAGCCCCACTCCATGTTGGGCGTCCACCCGGACGGCGACGCGATGGTGGTGCGCGCCTACCGCCCGGAGGCCGTGGCCATCCACGTCCTGCCGGAGTTCGGGGGCAAGGTGCCCATGCAGCACCGCACCGGCGGCGTCTTCGAGGCGCGCATCAACGGCCGCACGGAGCCCTTCGGCTACCTGCTGGAGGTGGAGTACCCGGGCAAGAAGGTCTTCACGCTGCGCGACCCGTACAGCTTCCTGCCCACCATCGGGGAGATGGACCTGTACTTCGCCGGCGAGGGCCGCCACGAGCGGCTCTGGGAGCGCATGGGCGCGCACCTCATCCACCACAACGGCGTGAAGGGCACGTCGTTCGCCGTCTGGGCGCCCACCGCCCGGGGCGTCTCCGTGGTGGGTGACTTCAACGGCTGGGACGGCCGCCTGCACGCCATGCGGCGCATGGGGTCCTCCGGCATCTGGGAGCTGTTCGTCCCGGAGGTCGGCGAGGGCACCCGCTACAAGTTCGAGATCCGCCCCGGCCACGGCGGCGGCGCGCTGCTCAAGGCGGACCCCTTCGCCTTCCGCACGGAGACGCCGCCCGCCACCGCGTCGGTGGTGCATGACCTGCAGCGCTACGCCTGGGGCGACAGCGCGTGGCTGGAGGCGCGCGGAAAGCAGGCGGACGCGGCCCACCACCCGTGGAGCGTGTACGAGGTCCACCTGGGCAGCTGGCGCCGCGTGGTGGAGGACGGCGACCGGCCCATGACGTACCGGGAGCTGGCGCCGGAGCTGTCGCGCTACGTGAAGGAGCTGGGCTTCACGCACGTGGAGCTGTTGCCCGTGTCCGAGCACCCCTACGGCGGCTCCTGGGGCTATCAGGTCGGCGGCTACTACGCGCCCACCTCGCGCTTCGGCCACCCGGACGACTTCCGCTACCTGGTGGACTACCTGCACCAGGAGGGCATCGGCATCATCGTGGACTGGGTACCGGGCCACTTCCCGCGCGACAGTCACGCGCTGGGCCAGTTCGACGGCACGGCCCTCTACGAGCACGCCGACCCCCGCCAGGGCTCGCAGCCGGACTGGGGCACGCTCGTCTTCAACTTCGGCCGCAACGAGGTGCGCAACTTCCTCATCGCCAACGCGCTGTTCTGGCTGGAGGAGTACCACGTGGACGGGCTGCGCGTGGACGCGGTGGCCTCCATGCTCTACCTGGACTACAGCCGGAAGCACGGCGAGTGGGTCCCCAACCGCTGGGGCGGCCGCGAGAACGAAGAGGCCATCCAGTTCCTGCGCGAGCTCAACGACACCATCCGCCGCAAGCACCCGGGCGTGGTCGTCATCGCGGAGGAGTCCACCGCGTGGCCCAAGGTGTCCCAGCCCGTCAGCGAGGGCGGCCTGGGCTTCCACTTCAAGTGGAACATGGGCTGGATGCACGACACGCTGTCGTACTTCTCCAAGGACGCCGTCTACCGGCAGTTCCACCACAACCAGCTCACCTTCGGCCTGCTGTACGCGTTCAGCGAGCACTTCATGCTGCCGCTGAGCCACGACGAGGTGGTGCACGGCAAGGGCAGCCTCTACGGGCGCATGCCGGGCGACGCGTGGCAGAAGCGCGCCAACCTGCGCGCGCTGTTCGCGTGGATGTGGGCCCACCCGGGCAAGAAGCTGCTCTTCATGGGCGGCGAGTTCGGCCAGCCGGCGGAGTGGAACCACGACAAGAGCCTGGACTGGCACCTGCTCAACGACCCGGGCCACAAGGGCATCCAGAAGCTGGTGGGTGACCTGAACCGCGTCTATCGCGACGTGCCCGCGCTGTACGACTCGGACAGCGAGCCCGTGGGCTTCCAGTGGCTGCAACCGGACGCGTCCGCGGCGAACGTGCTGGCCTTCGTGCGCCGCTCGCGCACCCCTGGCCGTCACGTGGTGTGCGTGGCCAACCTGTCGCCGGTGCCCCGCGAGGATTATCGCGTGGGCTTCCCGCTCCACGGCCGTTATGTGGAGCTCGTCAACACCGACGCCGGGGAGTACGGCGGCAGCGGCATGGGCAACCGGGGCCAGGTGCACACGGAGCCCACCGGCTGGGACGGTCAGCCCGCGTCCGCGACGCTCACCCTGCCCCCGCTGTCGGTGGTGTGGTTCACGCCGGGGTAG